One window from the genome of bacterium encodes:
- a CDS encoding tetratricopeptide repeat protein, with product MLNSVRPGRNDRVTRAVAAVETTLERTAKYYPADLPTHHYARRTNWHFEPQRVDGILRHRPDAVARFEPLRRQFEVARAHAEALLVSELLGDVILDAEQRERLNRRALGILPGHEAERLREVFACAELQPRHFARSAPTTMAVFEQIEHNVGRATALAYCMLTLAGQHKEEEIVTYGKRLDNVFERVVAAPAVSKALEARVPESPHGLFEALFPLLRAVREQLWAMKPNRVSTEFLLTHVIDNYLGDRSGVGNSLGLALFDGIILGKLGFRVNYVMQDGMLRLHVQIGSQSVFWELVKPLPLSLAPVSSGSIVDLRSFFAITYGSLATMCFTRSLWERAAEAYERALELNPESVETRTSLAICLLREQRPEDAIRELKACLELDPNSAMAHQQLGNAYTMQSNWPKATDSYKRALRISPDTAEVYNNLGFAYLRCGNDPQAVAAFEAAIQHRPDYSEAHFNLANLHMEQQRYDLAIEHYRQTLRIQPSFVAAYYNMGRAEYEKHDLNAAIRCYQKAVELNPKHFGAWHNLGIAYRDQGQTEKAVEALEKAVAINPNLMR from the coding sequence ATGTTGAACAGCGTTAGGCCGGGCCGGAACGACCGAGTGACCCGCGCGGTCGCGGCGGTCGAGACCACACTCGAACGAACCGCCAAGTACTATCCGGCCGACCTGCCGACCCACCATTACGCCCGACGCACGAACTGGCACTTCGAACCACAGCGCGTGGACGGCATACTGCGCCACCGCCCGGATGCTGTCGCCCGGTTCGAACCGCTCCGGCGTCAGTTCGAGGTCGCCCGGGCGCACGCCGAGGCCCTGCTCGTCTCCGAACTGCTCGGCGATGTCATTCTCGATGCCGAGCAGCGTGAAAGACTGAACCGGCGCGCGCTCGGAATTCTGCCCGGCCACGAGGCCGAGCGGCTGCGCGAGGTCTTCGCCTGTGCCGAACTGCAGCCGCGGCACTTTGCCCGCTCCGCCCCAACGACGATGGCGGTGTTCGAACAGATCGAACACAACGTCGGCCGCGCGACGGCGCTTGCCTACTGCATGCTGACCCTGGCCGGCCAGCACAAAGAAGAGGAGATAGTCACGTACGGAAAACGTCTGGACAATGTTTTCGAGCGCGTGGTAGCCGCCCCGGCGGTAAGCAAAGCTCTCGAGGCCAGGGTCCCCGAGAGCCCCCACGGCCTCTTCGAGGCGCTGTTTCCGCTGCTCCGGGCCGTGCGCGAACAGCTGTGGGCAATGAAGCCGAACCGGGTCTCGACCGAGTTCCTGCTCACCCACGTCATTGATAATTATCTCGGTGACCGGAGCGGCGTCGGCAACTCGCTCGGACTCGCCCTTTTCGACGGCATCATCCTCGGCAAGCTCGGGTTCCGTGTGAACTACGTCATGCAGGACGGCATGCTCCGGCTCCATGTGCAAATCGGCAGCCAGAGCGTGTTCTGGGAACTGGTCAAGCCGCTGCCGCTCTCGCTGGCGCCCGTTTCCAGCGGCAGCATCGTCGACCTGCGTTCGTTCTTCGCCATTACCTATGGCAGCCTCGCCACGATGTGCTTCACGCGCAGCCTGTGGGAGCGCGCGGCCGAAGCCTACGAACGCGCGCTGGAGCTCAATCCCGAGTCGGTCGAAACCCGAACCAGCCTGGCGATCTGCCTGCTGCGGGAGCAGCGTCCTGAAGATGCGATTCGCGAGCTCAAGGCCTGTCTCGAACTTGACCCGAACTCCGCCATGGCTCATCAGCAACTGGGGAACGCGTACACCATGCAGTCGAACTGGCCCAAGGCTACCGACTCTTACAAACGCGCTCTGCGGATAAGCCCGGACACGGCCGAGGTCTACAACAACCTCGGCTTCGCTTACCTCCGTTGCGGCAACGACCCGCAGGCGGTTGCAGCTTTCGAAGCGGCCATCCAGCATCGGCCCGACTACTCCGAGGCGCATTTCAACCTCGCCAATCTGCACATGGAACAGCAGCGCTACGACCTGGCAATCGAGCACTATCGCCAGACACTTCGCATCCAACCGAGCTTCGTTGCCGCCTACTACAACATGGGGCGCGCCGAGTATGAAAAGCACGACCTCAACGCAGCCATCCGCTGCTATCAGAAGGCGGTCGAGCTGAATCCGAAACACTTCGGCGCATGGCACAATCTCGGGATCGCCTACCGCGATCAGGGCCAGACCGAGAAGGCAGTCGAAGCGCTGGAAAAGGCAGTGGCCATCAACCCGAACCTGATGAGGTAA
- a CDS encoding SpoIVB peptidase S55 domain-containing protein, with protein MTVDQLKPGMKGTGRSVFFGTEVKEFGVEVVDVMHKAWPRGDLIICRLSGQGLEESGVVAGMSGSPVYIEGKLIGAVAYAWGFAKEPLAGVTPAAQMLRIWNEPDRSGGQGGSRSGRLSEGIAPTGLSPLPLPVALSGFTPALAELIQPAFSKFGLTPVAAAGAASTGAADTSGLVPGAAVGIALIDGDVRVAAMGTLTCREGKRIIAFGHPMLGAGNIRMPMVGGVIHSVVPSEMSSFKLFSPTAPLGTINQDRLAGIGGNIGAAPEMLPVTAVISSPSGLDTYRFRIVELEDLAPTLAAAGLTDVVYQTEGNLEEMTLASRMTVRLSPAANRQSQIPADSLVVEHRFSGTNPAEELFRTAQSELGALYSNRFLPAPVASVGFDLRFTPGRNLAYLLSARPDRVRVRPGDSVNVTLGLRDYRGSNTEVTVAIGVPEPTPEGKLRIIIAPRDSLFAFEAMRAPATLEPGSFARLVELLSQTGRENELVAAGFITGPGLTLAGEEFPTPPPSLRSVLLNRQADEPVTATNDSPVIRQTLRLDRVISGVVKLDLEVKR; from the coding sequence ATGACCGTGGATCAGCTCAAGCCTGGCATGAAGGGCACCGGCCGTTCGGTCTTCTTCGGCACCGAAGTCAAGGAGTTCGGCGTCGAGGTAGTCGATGTCATGCACAAGGCCTGGCCGCGGGGCGACTTGATAATCTGCCGGCTATCCGGGCAGGGACTTGAAGAATCGGGAGTCGTCGCCGGCATGTCAGGCAGCCCGGTCTACATTGAAGGCAAGCTCATCGGAGCTGTCGCCTACGCGTGGGGCTTCGCCAAAGAGCCGCTCGCCGGGGTCACGCCGGCGGCCCAGATGCTGCGAATCTGGAATGAGCCTGACCGGTCAGGAGGCCAGGGTGGCTCACGCTCCGGTCGCCTGTCTGAAGGCATCGCGCCGACCGGTCTCTCGCCCCTCCCGCTGCCCGTAGCTCTGTCCGGATTCACGCCCGCACTGGCCGAACTCATCCAGCCAGCTTTCAGCAAGTTCGGCCTGACGCCGGTCGCCGCTGCCGGTGCTGCCTCGACTGGTGCTGCTGACACGTCCGGCCTGGTCCCGGGTGCGGCCGTCGGCATCGCCCTGATTGATGGAGATGTGCGTGTCGCCGCAATGGGAACTCTCACCTGTCGCGAAGGTAAGCGAATCATCGCGTTCGGACACCCGATGCTGGGGGCCGGCAACATCCGTATGCCGATGGTCGGCGGCGTCATTCATTCGGTCGTACCATCGGAAATGAGCTCGTTCAAGCTCTTCTCCCCCACCGCTCCGCTCGGCACCATTAACCAGGACCGGTTGGCCGGGATTGGCGGCAACATCGGTGCGGCTCCTGAGATGCTGCCGGTCACAGCCGTCATTTCCTCGCCTTCCGGCCTTGACACGTACAGATTTCGCATCGTCGAGCTTGAGGACCTCGCCCCAACGCTCGCGGCAGCCGGGCTGACCGATGTGGTCTACCAGACCGAGGGAAACCTCGAGGAAATGACGCTGGCTTCACGGATGACGGTACGCCTGTCGCCTGCCGCCAATCGTCAATCGCAAATCCCCGCCGACTCGCTTGTCGTCGAGCACCGTTTCAGCGGCACGAACCCGGCCGAAGAGCTCTTCCGAACTGCCCAAAGCGAACTCGGAGCCCTGTACAGCAACCGGTTTCTGCCGGCGCCGGTCGCATCGGTCGGATTCGACCTCCGCTTCACTCCGGGCCGGAACCTCGCGTACCTGCTCTCGGCTCGACCGGACCGGGTGCGCGTGCGCCCCGGCGATTCGGTCAACGTCACGCTGGGGCTGCGCGACTACCGCGGCAGCAATACCGAGGTAACCGTTGCCATCGGCGTGCCCGAACCCACGCCCGAGGGGAAGTTGAGAATCATCATCGCCCCTCGTGACTCGCTGTTTGCCTTTGAAGCCATGCGCGCCCCGGCAACGCTTGAACCTGGGTCTTTCGCCCGCCTTGTCGAATTGCTCTCGCAGACCGGCCGGGAAAACGAGCTGGTGGCGGCAGGCTTCATCACCGGACCGGGCCTGACACTAGCCGGAGAGGAGTTTCCCACGCCTCCGCCTTCACTGCGATCGGTACTGCTCAACCGCCAGGCCGACGAGCCGGTCACGGCGACAAACGACAGTCCGGTAATCCGTCAGACGCTCCGCTTGGACCGCGTCATCTCCGGAGTGGTCAAGCTCGACCTGGAGGTCAAAAGGTGA
- a CDS encoding biotin carboxylase N-terminal domain-containing protein: protein MSLPFKKVLIANRGEVALRVIRACRELGVPSALVYSEADRDSLPVLVADEAVCIGPAPAPDSYLNVSRILSAAEITKADALHPGYGFLAESPEFVDATESCKITFIGPTADTLRLARDKIRLRQLAREAGLALVPGSEGEVATAADAAKLAAELGYPVLVKAAAGHGGGGMRLVKRDKDIETGFRMCQAEAKAAFGDGRVFIEKHLANARHVEIQLLADRQGSLAYLPERDCSVQFRYRKLLEESPSPAVSEQLRQKLGDQAAAVGRAVGLTNSGTVEFLLDEKENCFFLELSCRLQIEHGVTEAVTGLDIVQCQIRIAAGEQLALPAGPSVPRGHAIECRINAQDPDAGFEPSSGLVTEVRMPGGPGIRVDSYLTPGYVVPALYEPLLAKVISWAPDRTQAIARMARALAETAVTGVTTTIGLHRRLMVSGRFRRGKLGIGMLDEELAV from the coding sequence ATGTCTCTGCCTTTCAAGAAAGTCCTGATCGCCAACCGCGGCGAGGTGGCGCTGCGTGTCATCCGCGCCTGCCGTGAGCTGGGCGTTCCGTCGGCCCTGGTCTATTCCGAGGCCGACCGCGACTCCCTGCCGGTGCTCGTCGCCGACGAAGCGGTCTGCATCGGCCCGGCGCCCGCTCCGGACAGCTACCTGAACGTCTCGCGCATCCTGTCGGCTGCGGAAATCACCAAGGCGGACGCGCTCCATCCCGGTTACGGCTTCCTGGCTGAATCACCCGAGTTCGTGGACGCGACCGAGTCGTGCAAGATCACGTTCATAGGTCCGACCGCCGACACCCTGCGGCTGGCGCGAGACAAGATACGTCTGCGACAGCTCGCCCGCGAAGCCGGGCTGGCGCTGGTTCCCGGTTCGGAAGGCGAGGTCGCGACCGCGGCTGACGCCGCGAAGCTGGCAGCGGAACTGGGCTATCCGGTTCTGGTCAAGGCTGCCGCCGGGCACGGCGGCGGCGGCATGCGCCTGGTGAAACGAGACAAGGACATTGAGACCGGATTCCGGATGTGTCAGGCGGAGGCCAAGGCTGCATTCGGCGACGGCCGGGTCTTCATCGAGAAGCACCTCGCCAACGCCCGTCACGTGGAGATTCAACTGCTCGCCGACCGACAGGGCAGTCTCGCGTACCTACCCGAGCGCGACTGCTCGGTGCAGTTCCGCTATCGGAAGCTGCTGGAGGAAAGCCCGTCGCCGGCGGTCAGCGAGCAGTTGCGACAGAAACTCGGCGATCAGGCGGCAGCGGTCGGCCGTGCGGTGGGATTGACCAATTCCGGCACGGTCGAGTTCCTGCTGGACGAGAAAGAGAATTGCTTCTTCCTTGAGCTCAGCTGCCGGCTGCAGATTGAGCACGGAGTAACTGAAGCAGTCACCGGCCTGGACATTGTCCAATGTCAGATCCGCATCGCAGCCGGCGAGCAGCTTGCGCTGCCGGCCGGGCCGTCCGTGCCCCGCGGTCACGCCATCGAGTGCCGCATAAATGCCCAGGATCCGGATGCGGGGTTCGAACCGAGTTCCGGACTTGTGACCGAAGTACGGATGCCGGGCGGTCCCGGCATAAGAGTCGATTCCTACCTCACGCCCGGGTACGTCGTGCCGGCGCTCTATGAGCCGCTCTTGGCCAAGGTAATCTCGTGGGCGCCGGACCGAACCCAGGCGATCGCACGGATGGCACGGGCTCTGGCCGAGACCGCGGTCACTGGCGTTACAACAACTATCGGGCTCCACCGCCGGTTGATGGTTAGCGGTCGGTTCCGCCGGGGCAAACTCGGAATCGGCATGCTCGATGAGGAGCTGGCGGTTTGA
- a CDS encoding Xaa-Pro peptidase family protein — translation MSRRIERLRGLMRREKLDGFVVVNLPNVRYLCGYTGSNGLMLVTRHDCWFYTDFRYAEQIKTEVKGCRKRVLVRDLVSHPPPEWGSSYRRLGVEESHITVARFKQFRKRFPKARLVPTRDLVLELRRTKEAVEVETIAEAQSITDHVFRDVLKMVKPGVRERDLALEIEFQFRRHGEVAFDSIVASGENAAKPHAGFSDRKLRKGDALTFDIGCRLRGYCSDMTRTVFVGKASAELRKVYEIVYEAQRRALDTIKPGIAAKAADAAARDYITEKGYGEQFGHGLGHGVGIEVHEMPAVAAASKDELAPGDVVTVEPGIYLPGVGGVRIEDMVHITKTGYTNLTRSPKRLIEL, via the coding sequence ATGTCTAGGAGAATCGAACGGCTGCGCGGCCTGATGCGCCGCGAGAAACTGGACGGGTTCGTCGTCGTGAACCTGCCCAACGTCCGCTATCTGTGCGGCTACACCGGCTCGAACGGGCTGATGCTCGTCACGCGCCATGACTGCTGGTTCTACACCGACTTCCGGTATGCCGAGCAGATAAAGACCGAAGTTAAGGGTTGCCGTAAGCGCGTGCTCGTGCGCGATCTCGTGTCGCACCCGCCCCCGGAATGGGGCAGTTCCTACCGACGGCTTGGGGTCGAGGAGAGCCACATCACTGTCGCCCGGTTCAAGCAGTTCCGGAAGCGCTTTCCGAAAGCCCGGCTCGTCCCGACCAGGGACCTCGTGCTGGAGCTGCGCCGGACCAAGGAAGCGGTTGAGGTCGAGACGATTGCCGAAGCCCAGAGCATCACGGACCACGTGTTCAGAGACGTGCTGAAGATGGTGAAGCCGGGCGTGCGCGAACGCGACCTTGCCCTCGAGATTGAGTTCCAGTTCCGCCGGCACGGCGAAGTGGCGTTCGATTCCATCGTCGCGTCCGGTGAGAACGCGGCCAAGCCCCACGCGGGATTCAGCGACCGGAAGCTCAGGAAGGGCGACGCGCTCACCTTTGACATCGGCTGCCGGCTGCGCGGGTACTGCTCGGACATGACCCGGACCGTATTCGTCGGCAAGGCCTCGGCCGAGCTGCGGAAGGTGTACGAGATTGTGTACGAGGCCCAGCGGCGCGCCCTCGATACCATCAAGCCGGGCATCGCGGCCAAAGCCGCCGATGCCGCGGCGCGCGACTACATCACCGAGAAGGGCTACGGCGAGCAGTTCGGCCACGGCCTCGGTCATGGCGTCGGCATCGAGGTCCACGAGATGCCCGCGGTGGCCGCCGCCAGCAAGGACGAACTCGCGCCGGGCGACGTCGTCACGGTCGAGCCGGGAATCTACCTGCCGGGAGTCGGCGGGGTCCGCATCGAAGACATGGTACACATCACGAAGACCGGCTACACGAATCTCACCCGGAGTCCGAAGCGGCTCATCGAGCTTTAG
- a CDS encoding archease, with protein MKAPYRLLEHTSDVKAEIYGSDLAELFTNAATCLFDLILDRDKVRETVRQPVYLETESLSELFLDWLRELLFLFSTRSLAIARIEINSVEPTHISATVYGEEFDRERHGLKVEVKTPTYHQYRIDKTDDGYRATVILDV; from the coding sequence ATGAAGGCGCCGTACCGTCTCCTCGAACACACCTCTGACGTCAAGGCCGAGATCTATGGCTCTGACCTTGCCGAGCTCTTCACCAACGCTGCCACCTGCCTCTTCGACCTGATTCTCGACCGAGACAAGGTGCGGGAGACCGTACGCCAGCCCGTATACCTCGAGACCGAGTCACTCTCTGAACTCTTCCTCGACTGGCTGCGCGAACTCCTGTTCCTCTTCTCCACGCGCTCTCTGGCAATCGCCCGCATCGAAATCAACTCGGTCGAGCCAACTCATATCAGTGCCACCGTCTATGGTGAGGAATTCGACCGGGAACGCCACGGCCTCAAAGTCGAGGTCAAGACCCCGACCTACCATCAGTACAGGATAGACAAGACCGACGACGGCTACCGCGCCACCGTCATCCTCGACGTCTAG
- a CDS encoding signal peptidase II: MSRRFFIWAAIVGLVLDRIPKLIVHGMFISGVLSDGRELRLIGNVLKVTYAMNHQGLFSLNYGPPFMYFVLPLSAAGLVAWYGLRANDIWSSTAFGLVLSGALGNVIDRVGLSYVIDFLLFDIPGHPVVLFGRFPIVPWPVFNLADAFVLVGVVMLVGKELLGRAPGARRSEAEPITAAATAEGD; encoded by the coding sequence ATGAGTCGTCGTTTCTTTATCTGGGCCGCGATTGTCGGTCTGGTCCTCGACCGGATTCCGAAGCTTATCGTGCATGGGATGTTCATCAGTGGCGTGCTCAGCGACGGGCGCGAGCTACGTCTCATCGGCAACGTGCTCAAGGTCACGTACGCGATGAACCATCAAGGCCTGTTCAGCCTGAACTACGGGCCGCCGTTCATGTACTTCGTACTGCCGCTGTCGGCGGCGGGGCTTGTAGCGTGGTACGGTCTCCGGGCGAATGACATCTGGTCTTCCACCGCGTTCGGCCTGGTTCTGAGCGGCGCGCTCGGCAACGTGATTGATCGAGTGGGGCTGAGCTACGTGATTGACTTCCTGCTTTTCGACATACCCGGCCATCCGGTTGTCCTGTTCGGGCGCTTTCCAATTGTTCCGTGGCCGGTGTTCAACCTTGCCGACGCCTTTGTCCTTGTCGGCGTCGTGATGTTAGTCGGCAAGGAGCTGTTAGGCCGAGCGCCAGGGGCCAGAAGGTCAGAGGCCGAACCCATAACCGCGGCTGCGACGGCAGAGGGAGACTAG
- a CDS encoding 2-phosphosulfolactate phosphatase — protein MRINVAPVPRELALASAGQGTVETGTAVVVVDLFRASTTIAAALGAGARFVLPVPDVEQAVRLSEPYAEHEVLLGGERECQRIEGFHLGNSPREYTREVVAGKVVIFTTTNGTRALEAAKDAGMVLVGGFVNFSAIVEAVVHKEAVTILCAGNNGRLCLEDFVCAGGFVNRLAKETAQLNDAALAARAAYKNLRTDLARALFSTEHARRLTELGFRADLEFALKVDSLPVVPCLSEGRIAPLTA, from the coding sequence TTGAGAATCAACGTCGCCCCGGTACCACGTGAATTGGCCCTGGCCTCGGCCGGACAGGGCACCGTCGAGACCGGTACAGCGGTCGTCGTGGTGGACTTGTTTCGCGCCTCGACTACGATTGCCGCAGCGTTGGGTGCAGGCGCGAGGTTCGTGCTACCCGTCCCGGACGTCGAGCAGGCGGTCAGACTGTCCGAACCCTACGCCGAACATGAAGTTCTGCTCGGCGGCGAGCGCGAATGCCAGCGAATCGAGGGGTTCCACCTCGGCAATTCCCCCCGGGAGTACACGCGGGAAGTCGTCGCCGGCAAGGTCGTCATCTTCACGACAACCAACGGCACCCGGGCGCTGGAGGCTGCCAAGGACGCGGGAATGGTCCTGGTGGGCGGTTTCGTCAATTTCAGCGCGATCGTGGAAGCCGTCGTCCACAAAGAGGCCGTGACAATTCTCTGCGCCGGCAACAACGGCCGGCTCTGCCTCGAGGACTTCGTCTGCGCGGGCGGGTTTGTGAACCGGCTGGCAAAAGAAACAGCGCAACTGAACGATGCGGCGCTGGCCGCCCGGGCTGCATACAAGAACCTGAGAACCGATCTTGCCCGTGCCCTGTTTTCCACCGAACACGCCCGCCGATTGACCGAGCTCGGGTTCCGCGCCGACCTCGAGTTCGCGCTCAAAGTCGACTCGCTGCCGGTCGTGCCCTGCCTGAGCGAAGGCCGAATCGCGCCGCTGACTGCTTGA
- a CDS encoding aminotransferase class V-fold PLP-dependent enzyme, giving the protein MTRVYLDNNSTTPIDPRVAAAMEPYLHELFGNPSNIHSFGRECAEPVAEAREQVAAFLGASPDEIFFTGGGTEADNWAVKGTAYARVDRGKHVVCSAIEHSAVLESCRYLESLGFRATYLPVDKSGLVDPDEVKRALTRETALVSVMLANNEIGTIEPVAEIARICREAGVTSHTDAVAAAGKIRVDVNELGVDLLTISGHKLQGPKGVGALYIREGTKIHPLVHGGHQEKGLRGGTENVIGIAGLGKACELLAAEWQTNAEHERKLRDKLERAILTRVSKLILDGHPTRRLPNVCHVCVGYVEGEALLVNLDMEGIAVASGSACSTGSAEPSATMKAIGVPPLFANSPVRMSLGPGNTEAEIDYTIEVFEKVVARLRSISPIWNRRT; this is encoded by the coding sequence ATGACCAGAGTCTATCTCGACAACAATTCGACGACGCCGATTGACCCGCGCGTTGCCGCGGCGATGGAGCCGTACCTGCACGAGCTGTTCGGCAATCCCTCGAATATTCACAGCTTCGGCCGGGAGTGCGCCGAGCCGGTGGCCGAGGCAAGAGAGCAGGTCGCAGCCTTCCTTGGCGCGAGCCCGGACGAGATATTCTTCACCGGTGGCGGAACCGAGGCGGACAACTGGGCGGTGAAGGGCACCGCCTACGCGCGGGTGGATCGAGGGAAGCACGTTGTCTGCAGCGCGATTGAGCACAGTGCGGTATTGGAGAGCTGCCGGTACCTTGAGTCGCTAGGGTTCCGGGCGACGTATCTGCCGGTGGACAAGTCCGGTCTGGTTGACCCGGACGAGGTGAAGCGCGCCCTGACCAGGGAGACCGCGCTCGTCTCGGTGATGCTTGCGAACAATGAGATAGGGACCATCGAGCCCGTTGCAGAGATTGCCCGAATCTGCCGTGAGGCCGGCGTCACGAGTCACACCGACGCGGTCGCGGCCGCGGGCAAGATCCGTGTGGACGTGAACGAGCTGGGTGTTGACCTCCTGACGATTTCCGGGCACAAGCTGCAGGGCCCAAAAGGCGTTGGCGCCCTTTACATCCGTGAAGGGACGAAGATACACCCGTTGGTGCACGGTGGCCATCAGGAGAAGGGACTCCGCGGCGGCACCGAGAACGTCATCGGCATCGCCGGGCTGGGCAAGGCCTGCGAGCTCCTCGCCGCCGAGTGGCAGACGAACGCCGAACATGAGCGCAAGCTGCGGGACAAGTTGGAGCGGGCGATTCTCACGCGGGTTTCGAAGCTCATCCTGGACGGCCATCCGACCAGGCGTCTGCCGAACGTCTGTCACGTGTGTGTGGGCTACGTCGAGGGCGAGGCCCTGCTTGTGAACCTAGACATGGAGGGCATTGCGGTTGCGTCGGGGTCGGCATGCTCGACCGGGAGCGCCGAGCCGTCGGCGACGATGAAAGCAATCGGGGTGCCTCCGCTCTTCGCCAATTCTCCGGTCAGGATGTCGCTCGGCCCGGGCAACACCGAGGCCGAGATCGACTACACGATTGAGGTCTTCGAGAAGGTCGTAGCCCGGCTCCGTTCAATCTCGCCTATCTGGAACCGGCGCACGTAG
- the efp gene encoding elongation factor P has protein sequence MITPNEFKSGVLIKFKDGIYQVLSYSRSRTAQRRARVVAKLRNIKTGVQIEESFESEAKFDEVERERKKAQFLYHDHVGYHFMDTSTYEQFALNAEQLGDSALYLSDGLEIDVSYMEGLPVSVEPPMFIVLEVAETEPNFRGDTAAGGGKPAKLTTGLVVTVPFFVKTGDKVRVDTRTNTYVERA, from the coding sequence ATGATCACCCCCAATGAATTCAAGTCCGGAGTGCTCATCAAGTTCAAGGACGGCATCTACCAGGTCCTGTCCTACTCACGCAGCCGGACCGCGCAGCGCCGGGCCCGGGTCGTGGCCAAGCTGCGCAACATCAAGACCGGGGTCCAGATTGAAGAGAGTTTCGAATCCGAGGCCAAGTTCGATGAGGTCGAGAGGGAACGGAAGAAAGCGCAGTTCCTCTACCACGACCACGTCGGCTATCACTTCATGGACACTTCGACCTACGAGCAGTTCGCCCTGAACGCGGAACAGCTCGGCGACAGCGCGCTCTACCTGAGCGACGGCCTCGAAATCGACGTCTCCTACATGGAAGGCCTGCCGGTCAGCGTGGAGCCGCCGATGTTCATCGTCCTTGAGGTCGCCGAGACCGAGCCGAACTTCCGCGGCGACACCGCCGCCGGGGGCGGAAAGCCGGCCAAACTCACGACCGGCCTGGTTGTAACCGTCCCGTTTTTCGTCAAGACCGGTGACAAGGTAAGGGTGGACACGCGGACAAACACCTATGTCGAACGGGCGTGA